The proteins below are encoded in one region of Limnohabitans sp. 63ED37-2:
- a CDS encoding arginine/lysine/ornithine decarboxylase: MKFRFPIVIIDEDYRSENTSGLGIRALADAIIAEGFEVLGVTSYGDLSQFAQQQSRASAFILSIDDEEFSPGPDLDPAVINLRAFIDEVRRKNADVPIYIYGETKTSRHLPNDILRELHGFIHMFEDTPEFVARHIIREAKSYLEGVQPPFFKALLDYAEDGSYSWHCPGHSGGVAFLKSPVGQMYHQFYGENMLRADVCNAVEELGQLLDHNGAIGESERNAARIFNADHCFFVTNGTSTSNKIVWHHTVAPGDVVVVDRNCHKSILHAIIMTGAVPVFMKPTRNHFGIIGPIPKSEFEPAAIMAKIKANPLLKGVDPKKVKPRVMTLTQSTYDGVLYNTETIKSMLDGYVDNLHFDEAWLPHAAFHPFYGPYHAMGKKRARPKESMVYATQSIHKLLAGISQASHVLVQDAQNTKLDRPLFNEAYLMHTSTSPQYSIIASCDVAAAMMEPPGGTALVEESIAEALDFRRAMRKIDAEYGKDWWFKVWGPEKYAEEGIGRADDWILRNDPRKKASKWHGFGQQLADGFNMLDPIKSTIVTPGLDLDGKFDKTGIPASIVSKFLTEHGVVVEKTGLYSFFIMFTIGITKGRWNSLLTALQQFKDEYAKNQPMWKIMPEFCQKHPRYERMGLRDLCQHVHEMYAKYDIARLTTDMYLSDLAPAMRPSDAYAHIAHRKTERVEIDNLEGRITVGLVTPYPPGIPLLIPGEVFNRKIVDYLKFAREFNEKCPGFETDIHGLVEIKDDDGKKRYFADCVKL, from the coding sequence ATGAAATTTCGCTTCCCCATCGTCATCATTGACGAAGATTACCGCTCCGAAAACACTTCGGGCCTGGGTATCCGCGCTTTGGCTGACGCCATCATTGCCGAGGGATTCGAGGTTTTGGGGGTGACCAGTTACGGCGATCTGTCGCAGTTTGCGCAGCAGCAAAGCCGTGCCAGTGCCTTCATTTTGTCGATCGACGACGAAGAGTTTTCGCCCGGGCCAGATCTGGACCCTGCTGTCATCAACTTGCGTGCCTTCATTGACGAAGTTCGCCGCAAAAACGCCGATGTGCCGATTTACATCTATGGCGAGACCAAAACTTCGCGCCATTTGCCCAACGACATCCTGCGCGAGTTGCACGGCTTCATCCACATGTTCGAAGACACGCCCGAGTTTGTGGCGCGCCACATCATCCGCGAGGCCAAGAGCTACTTGGAGGGCGTGCAGCCGCCGTTTTTCAAGGCGCTGCTCGATTACGCAGAAGACGGCTCTTATTCGTGGCACTGCCCGGGTCACTCTGGTGGCGTGGCATTTTTGAAGAGCCCCGTGGGCCAGATGTACCACCAGTTCTATGGCGAGAACATGCTGCGTGCCGACGTGTGCAACGCTGTGGAAGAGTTGGGACAATTGCTGGACCACAACGGCGCCATTGGCGAGAGTGAGCGCAATGCGGCCCGAATTTTCAATGCCGACCATTGCTTCTTTGTGACCAACGGCACCAGCACCTCCAACAAGATCGTTTGGCACCACACTGTGGCCCCGGGTGACGTGGTGGTGGTGGACCGCAACTGCCACAAGTCCATCTTGCACGCGATCATCATGACCGGCGCTGTGCCCGTGTTCATGAAGCCCACGCGCAACCATTTCGGCATCATTGGTCCCATCCCCAAAAGCGAGTTCGAGCCTGCGGCCATCATGGCCAAGATCAAGGCCAACCCTTTGCTCAAAGGTGTAGACCCGAAAAAGGTCAAGCCCCGAGTGATGACGCTCACCCAGTCGACCTACGACGGCGTGCTCTACAACACTGAAACCATCAAGAGCATGCTCGACGGTTACGTGGACAACTTGCACTTTGATGAGGCCTGGTTGCCGCACGCGGCTTTCCACCCCTTTTATGGCCCATACCACGCGATGGGCAAAAAGCGTGCGCGTCCCAAAGAGTCGATGGTCTACGCCACCCAGTCCATCCACAAGCTGCTCGCCGGCATCAGCCAGGCCAGCCATGTGCTGGTGCAGGACGCACAAAACACGAAGCTTGATCGCCCGCTGTTCAACGAGGCGTACCTGATGCACACCTCGACCAGTCCGCAGTACAGCATCATCGCCAGCTGCGACGTGGCGGCCGCCATGATGGAGCCGCCCGGCGGCACCGCTTTGGTGGAAGAGAGCATTGCAGAGGCCCTGGATTTCCGCCGCGCGATGCGCAAGATCGATGCCGAGTACGGCAAAGACTGGTGGTTCAAAGTTTGGGGACCCGAAAAGTACGCCGAAGAAGGCATTGGTCGTGCTGACGACTGGATTTTGCGCAACGACCCGCGCAAAAAAGCGAGCAAGTGGCACGGTTTCGGCCAGCAGTTGGCGGACGGCTTCAACATGCTGGATCCCATCAAGTCGACCATCGTCACGCCGGGCCTCGATTTGGATGGTAAGTTTGACAAGACCGGTATCCCCGCGTCCATCGTCAGCAAGTTCCTCACGGAGCACGGCGTGGTGGTGGAGAAGACGGGCCTTTACAGCTTCTTCATCATGTTCACCATCGGCATCACCAAAGGCCGCTGGAACAGTTTGCTCACGGCTTTGCAGCAGTTCAAGGACGAGTACGCCAAGAACCAGCCGATGTGGAAAATCATGCCGGAGTTCTGCCAGAAGCACCCTCGCTACGAACGCATGGGCTTGCGCGACCTGTGCCAGCATGTGCATGAGATGTACGCCAAGTACGATATCGCCCGCCTGACCACCGACATGTATCTGTCGGACTTGGCGCCAGCCATGCGCCCGTCAGACGCTTACGCCCACATTGCGCACCGCAAGACTGAGCGGGTGGAAATCGACAACTTGGAAGGCCGCATCACCGTAGGTTTGGTCACGCCATATCCACCGGGCATTCCGCTCTTGATTCCTGGTGAGGTCTTCAACAGGAAGATCGTGGATTACCTCAAGTTCGCCCGCGAGTTCAACGAGAAGTGCCCAGGCTTCGAAACCGACATCCATGGGCTGGTCGAGATCAAAGACGACGATGGCAAGAAGCGGTACTTTGCGGATTGCGTGAAGCTTTAA
- the fabI gene encoding enoyl-ACP reductase FabI, with the protein MTTKTGFLSGKKLLITGVLSNRSIAYGIAKACHAQGAELAFSYVGERFKDRITEFAADFDSKLIFDCDVGSDEQIEKLFTDLSATWPKFDGFVHAIGYAPREAIAGDFLDGLSREGFKIAHDISAYSFPAMAKAALPYLNDKSAVLTLTYLGAIRTVPNYNTMGLAKASLEASVRYLAESLGSQNRGLRANGISAGPIKTLAASGIKGFGKILSVVAEASPIRRNVTIEDVGNVAAFMLSDLAAGVTAEITYVDGGFSQVVGGIAEPAAAA; encoded by the coding sequence ATGACCACAAAAACAGGATTTCTGTCGGGCAAAAAGTTGTTGATCACCGGGGTGTTGTCCAACCGCTCGATCGCATATGGCATCGCCAAGGCCTGCCACGCTCAAGGCGCCGAGCTGGCTTTCAGCTATGTGGGCGAGCGCTTCAAGGACCGCATCACCGAATTCGCGGCCGATTTTGACTCCAAGCTGATTTTTGATTGCGACGTGGGCAGCGACGAGCAAATCGAAAAACTGTTCACCGACCTGTCTGCCACTTGGCCCAAGTTCGATGGTTTTGTGCATGCCATTGGTTATGCGCCCCGCGAAGCGATTGCCGGTGATTTCTTGGACGGTTTGTCGCGCGAAGGCTTCAAGATCGCGCACGACATCAGCGCTTACAGCTTCCCCGCCATGGCCAAAGCGGCCTTGCCTTACCTGAACGACAAATCGGCGGTGCTGACCCTGACGTACCTCGGCGCGATCCGCACGGTGCCCAACTACAACACCATGGGCTTGGCCAAAGCGAGCTTGGAGGCTTCGGTGCGTTATCTGGCCGAGTCGCTGGGCAGCCAGAACCGGGGCCTGCGGGCCAACGGCATTTCGGCTGGTCCCATCAAGACACTGGCGGCCAGTGGTATCAAGGGTTTTGGCAAGATTTTGTCGGTGGTGGCCGAGGCTTCGCCCATTCGCCGCAACGTGACCATTGAGGATGTGGGCAATGTGGCGGCGTTCATGTTGAGCGATTTGGCCGCGGGTGTGACGGCCGAGATCACCTATGTGGACGGTGGTTTCAGCCAAGTGGTCGGCGGCATTGCGGAGCCAGCGGCTGCGGCTTGA
- a CDS encoding extracellular solute-binding protein, with product MRTPMARFWILCCLAFGLGWAGNAWAAHAYAQFGDIRYPAGFSHFAYVNPAAPKGGEISLVPPTRQSNFDKYNPFTLKGSAPPSLLGMMFDTLLVGNMDEPSTAYGLLASDVAVASDRMSVTFQIHPQARFHNGDPVMAADVRHSFERLTSKQAAPQYRTYFGEVKKATVLSERSIRFDFVRPNSELPLIVGSLPVFSQKWGVKGGTHQPLDQIVMDIPIASGPYRIGRVQFGKDITYERDPNYWARDLNVRKGQFNFDRITYKIYKDPTAQLEAFKAGEFDYMQSFIAREWARAFTGRAFDRGDLIKAELPHGNAGDFQGFLFNTRRDKFQDVRVRQAIALAMDFEWLNRQLFYNAYSRVRGYFVASDFEAKGKPGPDELALLTPLRAKLPAAVFDQDVPQPPQTALDPTSGHTLRDHLRQARDLLQAAGWTYRDGALRNAKGQAFTIEFLDSSGSMGRVVTPFSKNLEKLGIKVHYKVIDFALLQKRMDVFDFDIISNRTVGSEAPGTELLERYGSRSADVEGSGNVIGLKDPAVDALLDKVVSATSRPELVTSLRALDRVLRHGHYVVPHWYGAVHRVSWRAKAFARPADLPRFYQPEKLVTTVWWSPNASSSVAPPTSPKAP from the coding sequence ATGCGAACACCCATGGCCCGTTTTTGGATACTCTGCTGCTTGGCCTTCGGGCTCGGGTGGGCGGGCAACGCCTGGGCCGCTCACGCTTATGCCCAATTCGGCGACATTCGCTACCCGGCCGGCTTTAGTCACTTTGCTTATGTGAACCCCGCTGCACCCAAAGGCGGTGAGATCAGCTTGGTGCCGCCCACCCGGCAGTCCAACTTTGACAAGTACAACCCCTTCACCTTGAAGGGCAGCGCACCGCCTTCCTTGCTGGGCATGATGTTTGACACCTTGTTGGTGGGCAATATGGACGAGCCGAGCACGGCCTATGGCTTGCTGGCTTCGGATGTGGCGGTGGCCAGCGACCGCATGTCGGTCACGTTCCAGATCCATCCGCAAGCCCGTTTTCACAACGGTGACCCGGTGATGGCGGCCGATGTGCGGCACTCTTTTGAGCGCCTGACCAGCAAACAGGCCGCGCCGCAGTACCGCACCTATTTTGGCGAAGTCAAAAAAGCAACCGTTCTGTCGGAACGCAGCATTCGTTTTGATTTTGTGCGGCCCAACAGCGAACTGCCCTTGATCGTGGGCAGCTTGCCCGTGTTCAGCCAAAAGTGGGGGGTGAAAGGTGGCACCCATCAACCGCTGGACCAAATCGTGATGGACATTCCCATCGCGTCCGGCCCTTACCGCATCGGACGTGTGCAGTTTGGCAAAGACATCACCTACGAGCGCGATCCGAACTACTGGGCACGTGACTTGAATGTGCGCAAGGGCCAATTCAATTTCGACCGCATCACCTACAAAATTTACAAAGACCCCACGGCCCAGCTCGAAGCTTTTAAGGCAGGCGAGTTCGATTACATGCAGTCTTTCATCGCACGGGAGTGGGCCCGGGCGTTCACAGGCCGAGCTTTTGACCGGGGTGATTTGATCAAGGCCGAATTGCCACATGGCAACGCTGGCGACTTTCAAGGTTTTTTGTTCAACACACGCCGTGACAAGTTCCAGGACGTGCGGGTGCGCCAAGCCATTGCGCTGGCGATGGACTTTGAGTGGCTGAACCGCCAACTTTTTTACAACGCCTACAGCCGGGTGCGTGGCTATTTTGTGGCCAGCGATTTCGAAGCCAAAGGTAAACCGGGTCCCGATGAGTTGGCCTTGCTCACCCCCTTGCGGGCCAAGCTGCCTGCGGCAGTGTTTGACCAGGATGTGCCACAACCGCCCCAAACTGCGCTCGACCCCACTTCTGGCCATACCCTGCGCGACCATTTGCGCCAAGCGCGTGATTTGCTCCAAGCCGCCGGATGGACCTACCGCGATGGTGCTTTGCGCAATGCCAAGGGACAAGCCTTCACCATTGAGTTTCTGGACAGTTCGGGCTCCATGGGCCGCGTGGTGACACCCTTTTCCAAGAACCTCGAAAAACTGGGCATCAAAGTCCATTACAAAGTGATCGACTTTGCGCTGCTGCAAAAACGCATGGACGTGTTCGACTTTGACATCATCAGCAACCGCACCGTGGGCAGCGAAGCGCCTGGCACCGAGTTGCTGGAGCGCTACGGCAGCCGATCGGCCGATGTGGAGGGTTCTGGCAACGTGATCGGCCTCAAAGACCCGGCTGTGGATGCGCTGCTGGACAAAGTGGTGAGCGCCACGTCCCGGCCTGAACTCGTGACCAGCCTGCGAGCGCTTGACCGGGTGCTGCGCCACGGCCATTACGTGGTGCCGCATTGGTATGGGGCCGTGCACCGGGTGTCCTGGCGTGCCAAAGCGTTTGCACGGCCTGCCGATTTGCCGCGTTTTTACCAGCCTGAAAAACTGGTCACCACCGTGTGGTGGTCGCCCAATGCCTCATCTTCTGTAGCCCCCCCAACATCCCCAAAGGCCCCCTGA
- a CDS encoding microcin C ABC transporter permease YejB — MLAYIFKRLLLMVPTLFGVLLMTFVVIQFVPGGPVEQMVAQLQGRDTGGEGAAAAGSGYRGRQGVDAARIAEIKTLYGFDKPPAERFWMMLKQFAQFDLGKSFFYPKDVWTLIKEKLPVSISLGLWTFFLSYLVSVPLGIAKAVRAGTRFDTLTSLLVLVGYAIPGFVLGVALLVIFGGQLQWFPLRGLTSSNWEQLSWGAKVVDYLWHIALPVTASVLGSFAVITMLTKNAFLEEIRKQYVLTARAKGLSENRVLYRHVMRNALIPLVTGFPAAFIGAFFTGSLLIETLFSLDGLGLLSYEAVIRRDYPVVLGTLYLFTLIGLVTKLISDLCYLWVDPRVKFDK; from the coding sequence ATGCTGGCCTACATTTTCAAACGCCTGCTGCTGATGGTCCCGACCTTGTTCGGGGTGTTGTTGATGACCTTTGTGGTGATCCAGTTTGTGCCCGGTGGCCCGGTCGAGCAAATGGTGGCCCAACTGCAAGGCCGTGACACGGGCGGGGAGGGCGCAGCCGCTGCGGGCAGCGGCTACCGAGGCCGTCAGGGCGTGGATGCGGCCCGCATTGCCGAAATCAAGACCTTGTACGGCTTTGACAAACCACCCGCCGAGCGTTTTTGGATGATGCTCAAACAGTTTGCACAGTTCGACCTGGGCAAGAGCTTTTTCTACCCCAAAGACGTCTGGACTTTGATCAAAGAGAAGCTGCCGGTGTCCATCAGTTTGGGTTTGTGGACGTTTTTCCTGAGTTATCTGGTCTCCGTGCCTTTGGGCATCGCCAAGGCGGTGCGGGCGGGCACCCGTTTTGACACGCTCACCAGTTTGCTGGTGCTGGTGGGTTACGCCATTCCGGGCTTTGTGCTCGGCGTGGCATTGCTGGTCATCTTTGGCGGGCAATTGCAGTGGTTCCCGCTTCGGGGTTTGACCTCGTCCAATTGGGAGCAGCTGAGTTGGGGCGCCAAGGTGGTGGATTATTTGTGGCACATCGCTTTGCCGGTCACGGCCAGTGTGCTCGGCTCGTTTGCCGTCATCACCATGCTGACCAAGAACGCGTTTTTGGAAGAAATTAGAAAACAATATGTGCTGACAGCCCGCGCCAAAGGTCTGAGTGAAAACCGCGTTTTGTACCGCCATGTCATGCGCAACGCGCTGATTCCGCTGGTCACAGGCTTCCCAGCGGCGTTCATTGGCGCGTTTTTCACGGGCTCCTTGCTCATTGAAACCCTGTTCTCGCTCGATGGCCTGGGGCTGCTCAGTTACGAAGCTGTGATCCGGCGCGACTACCCGGTGGTGCTGGGCACTTTGTATTTGTTCACCTTGATCGGTCTGGTCACCAAGCTGATCAGTGATCTTTGTTACCTGTGGGTTGACCCTCGCGTGAAGTTCGACAAATGA
- a CDS encoding ABC transporter permease, translating to MTAANPTAFPQQLSPSVRAWQRFRRNRLGFGSLVIFVTLFVLSLGAEFLSNDKPLVVRFEGQWYFPVVQTLPEKVFGGDFDTPADYLDPFIQQQLHKGGNWALQAPNPYHHSTLDYFAPLPNPAPPTAHNWLGTDDRGRDVLARLLYGFRVSVLFALALTLFGVVLGVLTGAVQGFFVGKTDLVFQRFIEVWSAMPELYLLIIFSAVFEPSVGLLLLLLGLFGWMGLSDYVRAEFLRNRQLDYVKSARALGLGHWQIMWRHVLPNSMTPVVTFLPFRMSGAILALTSLDFLGLGVPPGTPSLGELLAQGKNNIDAWWISMSTFVVLVVTLLLLTFMGDALRDALDPRKVDA from the coding sequence ATGACAGCCGCCAACCCCACCGCATTCCCGCAGCAGTTGTCGCCTTCGGTCCGGGCCTGGCAGCGTTTCCGGCGCAACCGCTTGGGATTTGGTAGCCTGGTCATTTTTGTGACGCTCTTCGTCTTGAGCCTGGGGGCCGAGTTCTTGTCCAACGACAAACCCTTGGTGGTGCGTTTCGAAGGCCAGTGGTATTTCCCGGTGGTGCAGACCTTGCCTGAAAAGGTTTTTGGGGGGGATTTCGACACGCCCGCCGATTACTTGGATCCTTTTATCCAGCAGCAACTGCATAAGGGCGGCAACTGGGCTTTGCAGGCCCCGAACCCTTACCACCACAGCACCCTCGACTATTTTGCGCCCTTGCCCAATCCGGCACCACCCACGGCACACAATTGGCTGGGCACCGATGACCGGGGGCGTGATGTCTTGGCACGTTTGCTCTATGGTTTTCGGGTGTCGGTGCTGTTTGCATTGGCACTCACATTGTTTGGCGTGGTGCTGGGTGTGTTGACCGGCGCAGTGCAGGGCTTTTTTGTGGGCAAGACCGACCTGGTGTTTCAGCGCTTCATCGAAGTCTGGAGCGCCATGCCCGAACTGTATTTGCTGATCATCTTCTCGGCCGTGTTCGAGCCCAGTGTGGGCTTGCTGCTGTTGCTGTTGGGCCTGTTTGGCTGGATGGGCTTGTCCGACTATGTGCGGGCCGAGTTTTTGCGCAACCGGCAACTCGATTACGTCAAATCGGCGCGGGCGCTGGGCCTGGGGCATTGGCAGATCATGTGGCGGCATGTGTTGCCCAACAGCATGACCCCGGTGGTGACCTTCTTGCCGTTTCGCATGAGCGGGGCCATTTTGGCCCTGACCTCATTGGACTTTCTGGGCCTGGGTGTGCCGCCGGGCACGCCCTCTTTGGGTGAGTTGTTGGCCCAAGGCAAAAACAACATCGATGCTTGGTGGATATCGATGTCCACTTTTGTGGTGTTGGTGGTGACCTTGCTGCTCTTGACCTTCATGGGCGACGCTTTGCGCGACGCGCTCGACCCAAGAAAGGTGGACGCATGA
- a CDS encoding ABC transporter ATP-binding protein — protein MSTPQALLELKDLRIAFGGQAVVHGVNLCIKPGERVALVGESGSGKSVTALSVLRLLESAELSGKVLWQGQDLLQQSPAEMQRIRGDEIAMIFQEPMTALNPLMTVGQQISEVLQLKKLLSRRDADARAVHLLSETGIDDPARRFGAYPHQLSGGQRQRAMMAMALASEPKLLLADEPTTALDASLRLQMLQLLADLQQKTGMAVLLITHDLALVRHFADQVAVMEKGHLVEQGTLQAVFERPQHPYTQRLLSSRPSRAGLVDMPPLETSAVLQARQLQVRYPKSVPGFKAWFQKHHFTALHGADFSLLPGSTLGVMGESGSGKSSLAQAVLGLIPFEGDLSFDGHTWQGSPARDKALRRQVQVVFQDPYGSLSPRMTVGEIVSEGLRLHQPHWTAEQTEERVRATLAEVGLVGEGFNDVLNRYPHTFSGGQRQRIALARALVVEPAVLVLDEPTSALDVTVQKQILELLKTLQKTRGMAYLLITHDVDVLRAMAHQVVVLKSGQVLEQGLAEQVLGDPQHPYTRSLVQAFPEIN, from the coding sequence ATGAGCACGCCGCAAGCTTTGCTGGAACTGAAAGACCTGCGCATCGCCTTTGGCGGGCAGGCAGTGGTGCATGGCGTGAACCTGTGCATCAAGCCCGGTGAGCGGGTGGCTTTGGTGGGCGAGTCGGGATCGGGCAAATCGGTCACTGCGCTGTCGGTGCTGCGTTTGCTGGAGTCCGCTGAGCTGTCCGGCAAGGTGCTTTGGCAAGGTCAAGACTTGCTGCAGCAATCGCCTGCTGAAATGCAACGCATCCGTGGCGACGAGATTGCCATGATTTTTCAGGAGCCGATGACGGCGCTTAACCCTTTGATGACGGTGGGCCAGCAAATCTCGGAAGTGCTGCAGCTCAAAAAGCTCTTGTCCCGGCGCGATGCCGATGCGCGGGCCGTACACTTGTTGTCTGAAACCGGCATCGATGATCCTGCGCGGCGTTTTGGGGCGTATCCGCACCAGTTGTCGGGAGGCCAACGGCAACGCGCCATGATGGCCATGGCTCTGGCGTCCGAGCCCAAGTTGCTGCTGGCCGACGAACCCACCACCGCGCTGGACGCCAGTTTGCGGCTGCAGATGTTGCAACTGCTGGCCGATTTGCAGCAAAAAACGGGCATGGCCGTCCTCCTTATCACCCACGATCTGGCCTTGGTGCGCCACTTCGCTGATCAGGTGGCGGTGATGGAAAAAGGCCATTTGGTAGAGCAAGGGACCTTGCAAGCGGTCTTTGAGCGGCCCCAGCACCCTTACACACAAAGATTGCTCTCCAGCCGACCCAGCCGTGCAGGTTTGGTGGACATGCCTCCATTGGAGACTTCAGCCGTCTTGCAAGCACGCCAACTGCAGGTGCGCTATCCGAAGTCGGTGCCGGGCTTTAAAGCCTGGTTTCAAAAACACCATTTCACGGCCTTGCACGGGGCGGATTTTTCGCTGTTGCCAGGCAGCACCTTGGGTGTCATGGGTGAGTCGGGGTCTGGTAAGTCCAGTCTGGCACAAGCCGTGTTGGGCTTGATTCCTTTTGAGGGAGATTTGTCGTTTGACGGTCATACCTGGCAAGGCAGCCCTGCGCGAGACAAAGCCTTGCGCAGGCAAGTGCAGGTGGTGTTTCAGGATCCCTATGGCAGTTTGTCGCCCCGCATGACGGTGGGTGAAATCGTCTCTGAAGGCTTGCGTTTGCACCAACCGCACTGGACAGCAGAGCAAACCGAGGAACGTGTTCGTGCAACTTTGGCCGAAGTCGGCTTGGTGGGGGAGGGTTTCAATGATGTGCTCAACCGCTATCCACACACTTTTTCGGGTGGGCAGCGCCAGCGCATCGCCCTGGCGCGAGCCTTGGTGGTTGAGCCGGCGGTCTTGGTGCTGGACGAGCCCACCAGTGCGTTGGATGTGACGGTGCAAAAGCAGATCCTTGAATTGCTCAAAACCTTACAAAAAACCCGTGGCATGGCGTACTTGTTGATTACCCACGATGTGGATGTGCTTCGGGCGATGGCCCATCAGGTGGTGGTTCTCAAGTCAGGGCAGGTGCTGGAGCAAGGTTTGGCCGAGCAGGTTCTCGGCGATCCACAACACCCCTACACCCGCAGCTTGGTACAAGCATTCCCCGAGATCAACTGA
- the rimP gene encoding ribosome maturation factor RimP — protein sequence MALQQIVQETVTGLGYDLVEIDRTAGGLLRITIDWPWQPGAELFINVEDCEKVNRQLQFALEVDGVTYNRLEVSSPGIDRPLRNEQDFERFAGELIDITLKAPMGENAAGMVNPTRKKFRGTLERDATGQGWQIVWSDAPAVKPGQKISKKRIPAPLHALGFTLDELRDARLAPVVDFKGRKPKQEA from the coding sequence GTGGCATTGCAGCAAATTGTTCAAGAAACCGTAACCGGCCTGGGCTATGACCTGGTTGAGATTGACCGCACAGCGGGCGGTTTGTTGCGCATCACCATCGACTGGCCTTGGCAGCCGGGCGCTGAGCTGTTCATCAACGTAGAAGATTGCGAAAAAGTCAATCGGCAGCTGCAGTTCGCCCTCGAAGTCGATGGCGTGACTTACAACAGGCTGGAGGTGTCCTCACCCGGCATCGATCGCCCTCTGCGCAACGAGCAAGACTTTGAGCGTTTTGCAGGCGAGTTGATTGACATCACGCTCAAGGCCCCCATGGGCGAAAACGCAGCGGGTATGGTCAACCCGACCCGCAAAAAATTCCGCGGCACGCTCGAGCGTGACGCCACTGGCCAAGGCTGGCAAATCGTCTGGAGCGATGCACCTGCCGTGAAGCCCGGACAAAAGATCAGTAAAAAGCGGATTCCCGCGCCTTTGCATGCGCTCGGTTTCACGCTGGACGAGTTGCGCGATGCGCGACTCGCACCTGTGGTGGATTTCAAAGGGCGCAAACCCAAGCAGGAAGCCTGA
- the nusA gene encoding transcription termination factor NusA has product MNREMLMLVEAISREKNVERDVVFGAVEAALAQATKKLYEGEVDIRVAVDRDNGNYESFRRWHVVPDEAGLQLPEQEILLFEAKEQIPDIEVDEYIEEAIESVPIGRIGAMAAKQVILQKIRDAEREMLLNDFMSRGEKIFVGTVKRMDKGDIICESGRIEGRLKRSEMIPKENLRSGDRVRAMIMEVDLTLRGAPILLSRSAPEFMIELFRQEVPEIEQGLLEIKTCARDPGSRAKIAVLSHDKRVDPIGTCVGVRGTRVNAVTNELAGERVDIVLWSEDPAQFVIGALAPANVQSIVVDEEKHAMDVVVDEENLAIAIGRGGQNVRLASDLTGWKINIMDAAESAQKQAEETTGIRQLFMEKLDVDQEIADILIGEGFTSLEEVAYVPIQEMLEIESFDEDTINELRSRAKDALLTLEIAREESVEDVSQDLRDLPGLTPELISKLVEAGIHTRDDLADLATDELTDITAQTAEEATALIMKAREHWFAGQA; this is encoded by the coding sequence ATGAATCGCGAAATGTTGATGTTGGTCGAAGCCATCTCACGTGAAAAGAACGTTGAGCGCGATGTGGTGTTTGGTGCTGTCGAAGCCGCTTTGGCGCAGGCCACCAAGAAGTTGTACGAAGGCGAAGTGGATATCCGCGTGGCGGTGGACCGCGACAACGGCAATTACGAGAGCTTCCGCCGCTGGCATGTGGTGCCCGATGAAGCCGGTTTGCAATTGCCCGAGCAGGAAATTCTGTTGTTCGAAGCCAAAGAGCAAATTCCCGACATTGAGGTCGACGAATACATTGAAGAAGCCATCGAGTCGGTGCCGATTGGCCGCATTGGCGCCATGGCAGCCAAACAAGTGATCTTGCAAAAAATCCGCGATGCCGAGCGCGAGATGTTGCTCAACGATTTCATGTCGCGTGGCGAGAAGATCTTTGTGGGCACCGTCAAACGCATGGACAAGGGTGACATCATCTGCGAGTCTGGACGCATCGAAGGCCGCCTCAAGCGCAGCGAGATGATCCCCAAGGAAAACCTTCGCAGCGGCGATCGTGTGCGTGCCATGATCATGGAAGTGGACTTGACGCTGCGTGGCGCCCCGATTCTGTTGTCCCGTTCAGCCCCCGAGTTCATGATCGAGCTCTTCCGTCAGGAAGTGCCAGAAATCGAGCAAGGCTTGTTGGAAATCAAGACCTGCGCCCGTGACCCCGGCTCCCGCGCCAAGATTGCAGTCTTGTCGCACGACAAGCGTGTGGACCCGATTGGCACCTGTGTCGGTGTGCGTGGCACCCGTGTCAATGCCGTGACCAATGAGTTGGCAGGCGAGCGTGTCGATATCGTCTTGTGGAGTGAAGACCCCGCCCAGTTCGTGATTGGCGCTTTGGCCCCTGCCAACGTGCAGTCGATTGTGGTGGACGAAGAGAAACACGCCATGGACGTGGTGGTGGACGAAGAAAACCTCGCCATCGCGATTGGCCGTGGCGGTCAAAACGTGCGTTTGGCGTCTGACCTGACGGGCTGGAAAATCAACATCATGGATGCGGCCGAGTCTGCTCAAAAGCAGGCCGAGGAAACCACCGGCATCCGTCAGTTGTTCATGGAAAAACTCGATGTGGACCAGGAAATCGCTGACATCCTGATCGGTGAAGGTTTCACCAGCCTCGAAGAAGTGGCTTATGTGCCTATCCAGGAAATGCTGGAGATCGAAAGCTTTGATGAAGACACCATCAACGAGTTGCGCTCACGAGCCAAAGACGCTTTGTTGACCCTTGAAATTGCGCGTGAAGAGAGCGTCGAAGACGTGTCTCAGGACCTGCGCGACCTGCCAGGTTTGACGCCTGAGCTGATTTCCAAGCTGGTGGAAGCGGGCATTCATACCCGTGACGACCTGGCTGACTTGGCCACCGACGAACTGACTGACATCACTGCTCAGACAGCTGAAGAGGCGACCGCCCTGATCATGAAAGCCCGCGAACATTGGTTCGCTGGCCAGGCCTGA